A window of Citrus sinensis cultivar Valencia sweet orange chromosome 7, DVS_A1.0, whole genome shotgun sequence contains these coding sequences:
- the LOC102626236 gene encoding photosynthetic NDH subunit of subcomplex B 3, chloroplastic isoform X2, with protein MGSLQLNSYRLASHSLPYNFNCTTNSHKSLKFYNRVSFSRSRIRATATIPKSDSQANAAEEPPVVNFAFVHSVLLPDGTPDIHFRTACGGQKLRDIMLNSNIDLYGPYARPLSNCAGGGTCGTCMVEKPKNWRLACQTTVGTPDSTGLVVIQQLPEWKGHEWKYEKIPTSELPQ; from the exons ATGGGCAGTCTCCAACTAAACTCTTACAGATTGGCTTCTCACTCACTACCTTACAACTTCAACTGCACTACCAACTCTCACAAGAGCCTTAAATTCTATAACCGTGTTAGCTTCTCTAGAAGCAGAATCAGAGCCACTGCCACAATCCCAAAAAGTGATTCCCAAGCAAATGCAGCTGAAGAACCACCTGTAGTCAATTTTGCTTTTGTTCAT TCAGTTTTACTCCCGGATGGAACTCCAGATATACATTTTCGGACGGCATGTGGAGGGCAGAAACTTAGGGATATAATGTTGAATTCTAATATTGATTTGTATGGCCCGTAT GCTAGACCTCTGTCAAACTGTGCAGGAGGAGGAACCTGTGGTACTTGTATGGTGGAG AAACCAAAAAATTGGAGATTGGCTTGCCAAACCACTGTTGGAACACCTGATTCGACAGGGCTG GTTGTCATCCAGCAATTGCCTGAGTGGAAAGGACATGAATGGAAATACGAAAAAATACCGACTTCAGAGTTGCCACAATGA
- the LOC102626236 gene encoding photosynthetic NDH subunit of subcomplex B 3, chloroplastic isoform X3: MGSLQLNSYRLASHSLPYNFNCTTNSHKSLKFYNRVSFSRSRIRATATIPKSDSQANAAEEPPVVNFAFVHARPLSNCAGGGTCGTCMVEVIEGNELLGSRTDKEKEKLKRKPKNWRLACQTTVGTPDSTGLVVIQQLPEWKGHEWKYEKIPTSELPQ; the protein is encoded by the exons ATGGGCAGTCTCCAACTAAACTCTTACAGATTGGCTTCTCACTCACTACCTTACAACTTCAACTGCACTACCAACTCTCACAAGAGCCTTAAATTCTATAACCGTGTTAGCTTCTCTAGAAGCAGAATCAGAGCCACTGCCACAATCCCAAAAAGTGATTCCCAAGCAAATGCAGCTGAAGAACCACCTGTAGTCAATTTTGCTTTTGTTCAT GCTAGACCTCTGTCAAACTGTGCAGGAGGAGGAACCTGTGGTACTTGTATGGTGGAG GTTATCGAAGGAAATGAGCTGCTAGGCAGTCGAACAGACAAAGAGAAGGAAAAGCTTAAGAGG AAACCAAAAAATTGGAGATTGGCTTGCCAAACCACTGTTGGAACACCTGATTCGACAGGGCTG GTTGTCATCCAGCAATTGCCTGAGTGGAAAGGACATGAATGGAAATACGAAAAAATACCGACTTCAGAGTTGCCACAATGA
- the LOC102625948 gene encoding uncharacterized protein LOC102625948: MSAGGAFGGNRGARPVPPEKGVFPLDHMHQCDLEKKDYIGCLKSSGHQSENCRIFSKKYLECRMAKNLMAKQDLSELGFRNERDLENLREENNGRIENGS, translated from the exons ATGAGCGCAG GTGGAGCATTTGGTGGTAACAGGGGAGCGAGACCCGTTCCTCCTGAGAAAGGAGTCTTCCCTTTAGATCATATGCATCAATGTGATCTG GAGAAGAAAGATTACATCGGTTGCCTTAAATCTTCTGGGCACCAATCTGAAAACTGTCGGATCTTCTCGAAGAAGTATCTTGAATGCCGTATGGCGaa AAACTTAATGGCAAAACAAGACTTGAGTGAACTTGGATTTAGAAATGAAAGGGACTTGGAAAATCTGAGAGAAGAGAACAATGGGAGGATTGAAAATGGAAGCTGA
- the LOC102626236 gene encoding photosynthetic NDH subunit of subcomplex B 3, chloroplastic isoform X1 has protein sequence MGSLQLNSYRLASHSLPYNFNCTTNSHKSLKFYNRVSFSRSRIRATATIPKSDSQANAAEEPPVVNFAFVHSVLLPDGTPDIHFRTACGGQKLRDIMLNSNIDLYGPYARPLSNCAGGGTCGTCMVEVIEGNELLGSRTDKEKEKLKRKPKNWRLACQTTVGTPDSTGLVVIQQLPEWKGHEWKYEKIPTSELPQ, from the exons ATGGGCAGTCTCCAACTAAACTCTTACAGATTGGCTTCTCACTCACTACCTTACAACTTCAACTGCACTACCAACTCTCACAAGAGCCTTAAATTCTATAACCGTGTTAGCTTCTCTAGAAGCAGAATCAGAGCCACTGCCACAATCCCAAAAAGTGATTCCCAAGCAAATGCAGCTGAAGAACCACCTGTAGTCAATTTTGCTTTTGTTCAT TCAGTTTTACTCCCGGATGGAACTCCAGATATACATTTTCGGACGGCATGTGGAGGGCAGAAACTTAGGGATATAATGTTGAATTCTAATATTGATTTGTATGGCCCGTAT GCTAGACCTCTGTCAAACTGTGCAGGAGGAGGAACCTGTGGTACTTGTATGGTGGAG GTTATCGAAGGAAATGAGCTGCTAGGCAGTCGAACAGACAAAGAGAAGGAAAAGCTTAAGAGG AAACCAAAAAATTGGAGATTGGCTTGCCAAACCACTGTTGGAACACCTGATTCGACAGGGCTG GTTGTCATCCAGCAATTGCCTGAGTGGAAAGGACATGAATGGAAATACGAAAAAATACCGACTTCAGAGTTGCCACAATGA